A stretch of the Arthrobacter sp. PAMC 25486 genome encodes the following:
- a CDS encoding general stress protein has protein sequence MANLFGRTRPMDEARTVPSGETIGSYTSYLDAQKAVDYLADEKFPVRHVSIVGNDLKIVERVTGKLSYPRVALRGAMTGAWFGLFIGVMLSFFDSSSNVGAPYSNIFTSILLGAALWMLFAIIGYAAQRGKRDFTSTNQVLATSYDVIVSVDVAMEARRLLAQLPMNSTAPRPQQHQGQGFQGQGGQGYRPPVQPPAQPPASSGPAPARPEGWHDPYGPAANAPEAAASDAPAENNDRPGQAPLEGPRRGQFPDLPDGRPQYGIRVEPAEHPAPKDPKDPKDPKDPNAPEQ, from the coding sequence ATGGCAAACCTTTTTGGACGCACCCGCCCCATGGACGAGGCCCGCACTGTTCCCTCCGGGGAGACAATCGGTTCCTACACTTCCTACTTGGATGCCCAGAAGGCGGTTGACTACCTGGCGGATGAGAAATTCCCCGTCAGGCATGTTTCCATTGTGGGCAATGACCTGAAGATCGTGGAACGGGTGACGGGCAAACTGAGTTACCCGCGCGTGGCCCTGAGGGGTGCCATGACAGGCGCCTGGTTTGGCTTGTTCATCGGCGTCATGCTCTCGTTCTTTGATTCATCCAGCAACGTTGGTGCGCCTTATTCCAACATTTTCACCTCCATTCTTTTGGGCGCAGCCCTGTGGATGTTGTTCGCGATCATCGGCTATGCCGCCCAGCGCGGCAAGCGCGACTTCACCTCCACCAACCAAGTGTTGGCCACCAGCTACGACGTCATCGTCTCGGTGGACGTTGCCATGGAGGCCCGCCGCCTGCTGGCCCAGCTGCCCATGAATTCCACGGCGCCCCGCCCCCAGCAGCACCAGGGGCAAGGTTTCCAGGGCCAAGGCGGCCAGGGGTACCGACCTCCGGTCCAGCCGCCCGCCCAGCCGCCGGCGTCGTCCGGCCCGGCCCCCGCTCGTCCCGAAGGCTGGCACGATCCCTACGGTCCCGCCGCCAATGCGCCTGAAGCAGCCGCCTCCGACGCGCCTGCCGAGAACAACGACCGTCCGGGTCAGGCTCCTTTGGAAGGACCCCGTCGCGGCCAGTTCCCTGACCTCCCGGACGGGCGCCCGCAGTACGGCATCCGTGTCGAGCCCGCCGAGCACCCTGCTCCCAAGGATCCCAAGGATCCCAAGGATCCCAAGGATCCCAACGCCCCGGAGCAGTAG
- a CDS encoding CBS domain-containing protein: MSTQPTRIFVARLLGLDVFDPLGDRLGKLRDVVVVGRGPNTAPHAVGIVVEVPGKKRVFVPMTRLTSMDQSQIICTGLVNLRRFEQRGAEQLVVGGIFDRKVTLVDGSGFAVIEDIAMDQQRNGDWLVTKLFVRRGSSTSRLRGLRRGHTMLIDWAEAHAEDAAAPQSATHFVATHEDLKAADFADALQDMTDKRRVEVASELQDERLADIMSELPEDDQVTLLSALDNERAADVLEEMDPDDAADLLADLPKAKAEELLLLMEPDEAKDVRRLLQYAEGTAGALMTPVPVILPPEATVAEALAHVRSEDLSPALASAIFICRPPLETPTGRFLGAVHIQQLLRSAPPELLGTLVDKNLEPVSDQDDISTVSHIMASYNLNSLPVVSKEGRLVGAVTVDDLLDHLLPEDWRAHEDGAPIRRLGGRIG; encoded by the coding sequence GTGAGCACACAACCTACCCGCATCTTTGTTGCCCGGCTCCTAGGCCTGGACGTCTTTGACCCCCTCGGGGACAGGCTCGGCAAGCTGCGCGACGTAGTTGTGGTGGGCCGGGGCCCCAACACCGCCCCGCACGCCGTCGGCATCGTGGTGGAGGTTCCGGGGAAGAAACGGGTCTTCGTGCCCATGACGCGGCTGACGTCCATGGACCAGTCCCAAATCATCTGCACCGGCCTGGTGAACCTGCGACGCTTTGAACAGCGCGGCGCCGAACAGCTCGTGGTGGGCGGCATTTTTGACCGCAAGGTGACGCTCGTGGACGGCAGCGGCTTTGCCGTGATCGAAGACATCGCCATGGACCAGCAGCGCAACGGCGACTGGCTCGTGACCAAGCTCTTTGTCCGCCGGGGCTCCTCCACCTCACGGCTGCGCGGGCTGCGCCGCGGCCACACCATGCTGATTGACTGGGCCGAAGCGCACGCCGAAGACGCCGCCGCCCCGCAAAGCGCCACCCACTTCGTGGCAACCCACGAAGACCTCAAGGCGGCGGACTTCGCCGATGCGCTGCAAGACATGACCGACAAACGCCGTGTTGAAGTGGCCAGCGAACTCCAGGATGAGCGCCTGGCCGACATCATGTCCGAGCTCCCGGAGGACGACCAGGTCACGCTGCTTTCCGCCCTGGACAATGAACGTGCCGCAGACGTGCTGGAGGAAATGGACCCCGACGACGCCGCCGACCTCCTCGCCGACCTGCCCAAGGCCAAGGCTGAGGAACTGCTGCTGCTCATGGAACCGGACGAAGCCAAGGACGTCCGCCGCCTGCTGCAATATGCCGAAGGCACTGCCGGCGCCCTCATGACCCCGGTCCCCGTGATCCTGCCCCCGGAGGCCACGGTAGCCGAGGCGCTGGCACACGTCCGCAGCGAGGACCTGTCCCCCGCACTCGCCTCAGCAATCTTCATCTGCCGCCCGCCGCTGGAAACCCCCACAGGCCGTTTCTTGGGCGCCGTCCACATCCAGCAGCTGCTGCGCAGCGCACCTCCCGAACTGCTGGGCACCCTGGTCGACAAGAACTTAGAACCCGTCTCCGACCAGGACGACATCAGCACCGTCAGCCACATCATGGCCTCCTACAACCTCAATTCACTCCCTGTCGTCAGCAAGGAAGGCCGCCTCGTGGGCGCCGTGACAGTTGACGACCTGCTGGACCATCTCTTGCCTGAAGACTGGCGTGCCCATGAGGACGGCGCACCCATCAGGAGATTAGGAGGACGCATTGGCTGA
- a CDS encoding DUF1003 domain-containing protein yields MELKSRLLPNLASDPDLFGRFAERFARYMGTANFLLYMTIFVIVWIAINVIGLFGLKWDPYPFILLNLFFSTQASYAAPLILLAQNRQDDRDRVQIEQDRSRNERNLADTEYLTREVAALRISLREVATRDFVRSELRSLLEELIALQGEEDTLKEARTAPDTPPKS; encoded by the coding sequence ATGGAGCTGAAATCACGGCTCCTGCCGAACCTGGCCAGCGATCCGGACCTCTTCGGCCGCTTCGCCGAGCGCTTTGCCCGCTACATGGGCACCGCCAATTTCCTGCTCTACATGACGATTTTTGTCATCGTCTGGATCGCCATCAACGTCATCGGCCTCTTCGGGCTGAAATGGGATCCGTACCCGTTCATCCTCTTGAACTTGTTCTTCTCCACGCAGGCCTCCTACGCCGCCCCGCTCATTCTGCTCGCCCAGAACCGCCAGGATGACAGGGACAGGGTCCAGATTGAGCAGGACCGCTCCCGCAATGAGCGCAACCTGGCCGACACCGAGTATCTGACCCGTGAGGTTGCCGCGCTGCGTATATCGCTGCGTGAAGTGGCCACCCGCGACTTCGTCCGCTCGGAATTGCGCAGCCTGCTCGAGGAGCTGATTGCCCTTCAAGGGGAAGAGGATACGCTGAAGGAAGCGCGCACTGCGCCGGATACTCCCCCCAAATCTTAA
- a CDS encoding Mrp/NBP35 family ATP-binding protein — protein MNAPSEPALLAALATVIDPELRRPITELGMVESVEAFDGGRVRAVVRLTIAGCPLRETITKDVTEALTRLDGVTEVSVDLTVMTAQQRAELKERLKGSSSERGIPFNDESSLTRVYAVASGKGGVGKSSVTVNLACALAAKGLRVGIVDADIYGFSVPGLMGITQSPTRVDEMILPPVAHDVKVISIGMFVAGNQPVAWRGPMLHRALEQFLTDVYFGDLDILLLDLPPGTGDVAISVAQLLPKAEILVVSTPQAAAADVAERAGAIAVQTGQKVAGVIENMSYLTLPDGSTMELFGSGGGEILAKRLSQTVNAPVELLGQIPLDVTLREGGDAGLPIVLSHPESPAAQELLGIAAKLAVRPRGLAGLKLGVTLT, from the coding sequence ATGAACGCCCCCTCCGAACCAGCCCTACTAGCCGCCCTCGCCACGGTCATTGACCCCGAGTTGCGCCGGCCCATCACGGAGCTGGGCATGGTTGAGTCGGTGGAGGCGTTCGACGGCGGCCGGGTACGCGCCGTCGTACGCCTCACCATCGCCGGCTGTCCCCTCCGCGAAACCATCACCAAGGATGTCACCGAGGCTCTGACGAGACTCGACGGCGTAACTGAGGTAAGCGTCGACCTCACCGTCATGACGGCGCAGCAGCGTGCGGAACTGAAGGAACGCCTCAAGGGCAGCTCGAGCGAACGCGGCATCCCCTTCAACGACGAGAGTTCCCTGACCCGCGTGTATGCGGTGGCCAGCGGCAAGGGCGGGGTTGGGAAGTCGTCTGTGACGGTGAACCTGGCGTGCGCTCTGGCAGCCAAGGGGCTGCGCGTGGGCATTGTTGATGCCGACATTTACGGTTTTTCGGTGCCCGGGCTCATGGGGATAACACAAAGCCCCACCCGTGTGGATGAGATGATCTTGCCGCCGGTTGCCCATGACGTGAAAGTGATTTCCATCGGCATGTTCGTGGCCGGCAACCAGCCCGTGGCATGGCGCGGACCGATGCTGCACCGGGCGCTGGAACAGTTCCTGACCGACGTGTACTTTGGTGACCTGGACATCCTGCTCCTTGACCTGCCGCCCGGCACCGGCGACGTGGCCATTTCCGTGGCGCAGCTGCTGCCCAAGGCGGAAATCCTGGTGGTTTCAACCCCGCAGGCCGCCGCCGCGGACGTGGCAGAACGGGCCGGAGCCATTGCCGTGCAGACGGGGCAGAAGGTTGCCGGAGTCATTGAGAACATGTCGTACCTGACGTTGCCGGACGGCAGCACCATGGAGCTGTTCGGCTCCGGAGGCGGGGAAATCCTGGCCAAGCGGTTGAGCCAGACCGTCAACGCTCCTGTGGAGCTGCTGGGGCAGATTCCGTTGGACGTCACGCTGCGCGAGGGCGGGGATGCGGGGCTCCCGATCGTGCTGTCGCACCCGGAGTCACCTGCGGCGCAGGAACTGTTGGGCATTGCCGCGAAACTGGCTGTGCGCCCCCGCGGGCTTGCAGGACTAAAGCTCGGCGTCACCCTCACCTAA
- a CDS encoding twin-arginine translocase TatA/TatE family subunit: MFGINTPELVLIVVVAVLVIGPARLPEYVEKLKNLIREVRRMASGARETIKEEAGVDIDDIDWKKLDPRQYDPRRIIREALIDDEDVETLNSLKMAPGAAIASMLGKDEDKKIAAVEASAAPAEPDPVRLAAGQLAPFDVEAT; this comes from the coding sequence GTGTTTGGTATCAATACCCCTGAGCTGGTCCTGATTGTCGTAGTGGCAGTTTTGGTGATCGGCCCCGCCCGGCTTCCCGAATATGTGGAGAAGCTGAAGAACCTCATCCGCGAGGTGCGCAGGATGGCTTCCGGCGCGCGCGAAACCATTAAGGAAGAGGCCGGCGTTGATATCGACGACATTGACTGGAAGAAGCTTGACCCGCGGCAGTACGACCCGCGACGCATCATCCGCGAGGCCCTGATTGACGACGAGGACGTTGAAACACTCAACTCGCTGAAGATGGCCCCGGGCGCCGCGATTGCCTCGATGTTGGGCAAGGACGAGGACAAGAAGATTGCCGCCGTTGAGGCCTCCGCCGCTCCTGCGGAGCCGGATCCCGTCCGCCTCGCGGCAGGCCAGCTGGCCCCGTTCGACGTAGAAGCCACCTAG
- the sigE gene encoding RNA polymerase sigma factor SigE — protein sequence MNPSVSPASRPVEAATAALVDAPEWVTPSWEEVVTNHSTKVFRLAFRLTGNRYDAEDLTQEVFVRVFKSLANFKPGTLDGWLHRITTNLFLDQARRKQRIRFDGLTEDAEARLPGNDPGPERSFEFNNLDIDIAAALEALPPDFRAAVVLCDMEGLSYDEVAHALNIKLGTVRSRIHRGRAMLRESLADRAPGRSKEVRPARKPLLTMPRIAGAR from the coding sequence ATGAACCCATCCGTCAGCCCTGCAAGCCGTCCTGTCGAAGCCGCCACCGCGGCGCTGGTGGACGCACCTGAGTGGGTCACGCCGTCGTGGGAAGAGGTTGTCACCAATCACTCGACCAAAGTTTTTCGGCTTGCCTTCCGCCTGACCGGAAACAGGTACGACGCCGAGGACCTCACCCAAGAGGTTTTTGTCAGGGTGTTCAAGTCCCTGGCCAATTTCAAGCCCGGCACCCTCGACGGTTGGTTGCACCGGATCACCACCAACCTGTTCCTCGACCAGGCACGCCGCAAACAACGCATTCGCTTTGACGGGCTCACCGAAGACGCGGAGGCACGCCTGCCCGGGAACGATCCCGGCCCCGAACGCAGCTTTGAATTCAACAACCTTGACATTGACATTGCCGCAGCGCTGGAGGCCTTGCCGCCCGACTTTCGTGCCGCCGTCGTGCTTTGTGACATGGAGGGGCTCTCCTATGACGAGGTGGCGCACGCGCTGAACATCAAGCTGGGGACGGTGCGCTCACGCATCCACAGGGGGCGGGCCATGCTGCGTGAATCCCTGGCCGACAGGGCGCCCGGACGCAGCAAGGAAGTGCGCCCTGCGCGTAAGCCGCTGCTGACGATGCCTCGCATTGCCGGGGCACGCTAG
- a CDS encoding O-methyltransferase, whose translation MSADKSTSWSYTEALPVEDLVLRRARERSHELGLFPVSPGVAAALTVLAATSKAQTAVEVGTGAGVSGVSLLRGLGPRAVLTTIDPDVDHLKAAREAFSEAGSPANRTRTISGRAQDVLPRLTDAAYDLVFIDADKPSFPEYVEQAIRLLKSGGLLIINDALDKDRVSDPAIRESSTVVLRRVGKMVREHESLTSAMLPTGDGLLLAVKR comes from the coding sequence ATGAGCGCCGATAAATCCACCAGCTGGTCCTATACAGAGGCCCTGCCCGTGGAAGATCTTGTCCTGCGACGTGCCCGCGAGCGTTCGCATGAATTGGGCTTGTTCCCCGTCAGTCCCGGCGTTGCCGCCGCGCTGACTGTTCTGGCAGCCACCTCCAAGGCGCAAACAGCCGTGGAGGTTGGCACCGGTGCGGGCGTCTCCGGTGTTTCCTTGTTGCGCGGCCTGGGCCCGCGCGCCGTTCTGACCACGATTGACCCCGACGTTGACCACCTCAAGGCCGCGCGCGAAGCGTTCTCCGAAGCCGGATCGCCGGCCAACCGCACACGCACCATTTCGGGCCGCGCGCAGGATGTGCTGCCGCGCCTGACCGACGCCGCCTACGACCTCGTCTTCATCGACGCCGACAAGCCCAGCTTCCCCGAGTATGTTGAGCAGGCCATCAGGCTGCTCAAGTCCGGCGGCCTGTTGATCATCAACGACGCGCTGGACAAGGACCGTGTCTCCGATCCGGCCATCCGTGAAAGCAGCACGGTGGTCCTGCGCCGGGTTGGCAAGATGGTTCGCGAGCACGAATCCCTGACCAGCGCCATGCTGCCCACCGGCGACGGTCTGTTGCTGGCCGTCAAGCGCTAA
- a CDS encoding DUF3117 domain-containing protein: MAAMKPRTGDGPMEVTKEGRSLILRLPLEGGGRLVVEMNADEAVSLKECLVGVTE, encoded by the coding sequence ATGGCGGCCATGAAACCTAGAACCGGTGACGGTCCAATGGAAGTGACTAAAGAAGGTCGGAGCTTGATCCTGCGGCTGCCGCTGGAAGGCGGAGGACGTCTCGTTGTTGAGATGAACGCCGATGAGGCAGTCAGCCTCAAGGAGTGCCTGGTAGGCGTGACCGAATAA
- a CDS encoding membrane protein — protein MSAARSVQATGTSEPTLNDRLFAALSRFLAPVGRAPWWLHVTLLYAGARFVSFVIFTAAGWQAEASPWGGQRPGYLEFINRWDAGWYEKIFNHGYPDSIPRNPDGSAQPNEWAFYPVLPVLARGVHAVTGLGWAASGALVATLAGFGAALVIYKLFRNFAPAATALWGVAFFATFPVSPVLQVPYAESLGMLFLAGALHLLIRRNYWGAMPLVILLCLSRPAGVPFAAVVLLHLFLRWRNRDSSPFPRRDMLSGGLLLLVSVFMAVAWMLVAWWVTGDRSTYTDTETSWRGTELVLFKPWFDVGIELAGPFWGPLLPVLLVGLAGLYLNSRAVRRLGPELQMWCGMYLLYLLAVLHPQSSTFRMLLPLFPLALAAAFISPSRAYRWTVVLMFSLLQIVWIVWLWQYAAIDTGVGWPP, from the coding sequence ATGAGCGCCGCGCGCAGCGTCCAGGCGACGGGTACATCGGAGCCCACGCTCAATGACCGGCTCTTTGCCGCGCTGAGCCGTTTCTTGGCCCCCGTGGGCCGGGCGCCTTGGTGGCTGCATGTGACGCTGTTGTACGCCGGTGCCAGATTCGTCAGTTTTGTCATATTCACGGCTGCCGGCTGGCAGGCCGAGGCCAGCCCGTGGGGCGGGCAGCGCCCCGGCTACCTTGAGTTCATCAACCGGTGGGACGCCGGCTGGTACGAGAAAATCTTCAACCACGGCTATCCCGACTCGATCCCGCGCAATCCCGACGGCTCGGCGCAGCCCAACGAGTGGGCGTTCTATCCGGTGCTGCCGGTCCTGGCCCGCGGCGTTCACGCCGTCACCGGCCTGGGCTGGGCAGCCTCCGGAGCGCTCGTGGCAACACTGGCCGGCTTTGGCGCGGCCCTGGTGATCTACAAACTGTTCAGGAACTTTGCCCCGGCGGCGACGGCGTTGTGGGGTGTCGCCTTCTTCGCCACCTTCCCCGTTTCCCCCGTGCTGCAGGTCCCGTACGCGGAATCCCTGGGGATGCTGTTTCTCGCCGGCGCCCTGCACCTGCTGATCCGGCGCAACTACTGGGGCGCGATGCCCTTGGTGATCCTGCTGTGCCTGTCGCGACCGGCAGGGGTGCCGTTTGCCGCCGTCGTGCTTCTCCATCTTTTCCTGCGCTGGCGGAACCGGGACAGCAGCCCCTTCCCTCGACGGGACATGCTCAGCGGAGGGCTGTTGCTGCTGGTCAGTGTGTTCATGGCGGTGGCCTGGATGCTTGTGGCCTGGTGGGTGACGGGGGACCGCAGCACCTACACCGACACCGAAACCTCGTGGCGCGGCACGGAGCTGGTGCTGTTCAAACCCTGGTTTGACGTGGGGATTGAGCTGGCGGGACCGTTCTGGGGTCCCCTGCTGCCGGTGCTGTTGGTAGGGTTGGCTGGCCTGTACCTGAATTCCCGGGCGGTGCGCAGGCTGGGCCCGGAATTGCAGATGTGGTGCGGCATGTACCTGCTGTACCTGCTGGCGGTGTTGCATCCGCAGTCGAGCACGTTCCGGATGCTGCTGCCGCTGTTCCCGCTGGCACTCGCGGCTGCCTTCATCTCACCGTCGCGGGCCTACCGGTGGACCGTGGTGCTCATGTTCAGCCTGCTGCAGATTGTGTGGATTGTGTGGCTGTGGCAATACGCTGCGATCGACACAGGGGTCGGCTGGCCGCCGTAA